One window of the Chitinophaga niabensis genome contains the following:
- a CDS encoding DUF5000 domain-containing lipoprotein, with product MKIFNLITAICFLFLCSKCKEEDRLDHYATGAGAPPPVTNVRIVNTPGGAVLTYDLPKDPNLSYVKAVYEIQPGVFNEAKSSYYTDTLALAGYGDTSQHEVKLYSVGRNEKASEPVVLKVKPLTAPVIVAFDSLKLEAAFGGVKIRYQNLLEANLAIVLIADTLNNGIWVPLQTFYTRAPGGTVSFRGLPSSEKKFAIYLRDRWNNKSDTLVKTLTPLFEEKVPKPFKALILPTDETIPVEPPYTLDKMWDDLVDQGIFASRHSTVTPQWFTIDLGKKVVISRMKMHQRAPNYTYTGANVKSFELWGSNDPDTNGGWTKWTMIGSFQSYKPSGLPAGKVSAEDIAYAHTNGEDFDVQEIPQAYRYVRFKTTATYGGGPQVTIAELSFWGQIQ from the coding sequence ATGAAGATATTCAACTTGATTACGGCTATCTGTTTCCTCTTCCTCTGCAGTAAATGCAAGGAAGAAGACCGGCTGGACCATTACGCAACGGGAGCAGGGGCACCACCGCCTGTAACAAATGTGAGGATCGTGAATACGCCTGGTGGCGCAGTGCTCACGTATGATCTGCCAAAAGATCCCAATCTCTCTTATGTAAAGGCAGTGTATGAAATACAACCCGGTGTTTTCAACGAAGCCAAATCATCTTATTATACTGACACGCTGGCGCTGGCAGGATATGGTGATACCAGCCAGCATGAAGTGAAGCTCTACAGTGTGGGCAGGAATGAGAAAGCCTCCGAACCTGTAGTGTTAAAGGTGAAACCTTTGACCGCACCTGTGATCGTGGCCTTTGATTCCCTGAAGCTGGAAGCTGCATTCGGCGGTGTAAAGATCCGTTACCAGAACCTCCTGGAAGCTAACCTGGCCATTGTTCTCATTGCAGATACTTTGAATAATGGCATATGGGTACCATTGCAAACCTTTTATACAAGGGCTCCCGGTGGCACCGTTTCCTTCCGTGGACTACCTTCCTCAGAAAAGAAATTTGCCATTTATCTGCGGGACAGGTGGAACAATAAATCTGATACACTGGTGAAAACACTCACACCACTGTTTGAAGAGAAAGTACCTAAACCTTTCAAAGCACTGATCCTGCCAACGGATGAAACCATCCCTGTTGAACCGCCTTATACTTTGGATAAGATGTGGGACGACCTGGTAGACCAGGGCATCTTTGCTTCCCGCCACAGTACAGTAACGCCACAGTGGTTCACAATAGACCTTGGTAAGAAGGTGGTGATCAGCCGGATGAAGATGCATCAGCGGGCACCTAATTACACCTATACCGGTGCAAATGTGAAATCCTTTGAATTATGGGGCAGTAACGATCCTGATACCAATGGCGGCTGGACCAAATGGACCATGATAGGTAGTTTCCAGTCTTACAAACCATCCGGCTTGCCGGCAGGTAAAGTAAGTGCGGAAGATATCGCCTATGCACATACGAACGGAGAAGACTTTGATGTGCAGGAGATCCCGCAGGCCTATCGCTATGTGCGTTTCAAAACCACCGCTACCTATGGCGGCGGCCCGCAGGTAACCATCGCAGAACTTTCATTCTGGGGGCAGATTCAATAA
- a CDS encoding RagB/SusD family nutrient uptake outer membrane protein: protein MNMKKINYIILLIGLLAFGGCAKYLDVVPDNIATLENAFTMRSEAEKYLYTCYSYLPRDGNLVEDPAMLAGDEMWALTNPGFPEFDHQMFNIARGLQNTVNPFSENSWVSLYRGLRDCGIFLENVNKVPDLEAQERKEWIAEVTFLKAYYHFALVRMYGPVPLIKKNLPIDVDLNAVKVYRDPVDSCFSYIVQLLDIAKDDLPLIINNPARALGRITKPMAYSLKAKVLVTAASPLFNGNTDQASLKSNNGILLFNPNVVPAKWTAAVTACKEAIDICHSAGMKIYTYNPAFQQFQLKDTTKIQMGLRSVITEKWNSEIIWANTQSNADLIQRVATPNVDHRYIDNPRIVSELAPPLKIVEMFYSDKGVPITEDKTWNQSAAITRVAQDGHKLNIRQGYTTAALNFDREPRFYSSLGFDGGVWYGQGFYDDGSPNALYYVAGRKGQPNGKVQPDKGSVTGYYVKKLVHYQNTQGSVVNDYTITSYPWPVMRLAHLYLMYAEALNEVNGPTPEVHEYINKIRERAGLKTVQYSWDNYSKTPNKYTTKEGMREIIQQESMIELAFEGHRFWDLRRWKRALTEFRRGIEGWDIEQSDPAFYYRKKVLFNLQFTLKDYFWPIKEETLITNRNLVQNIGW, encoded by the coding sequence ATGAACATGAAGAAGATCAATTATATCATATTACTGATCGGGTTGCTCGCTTTCGGCGGATGCGCAAAATACCTGGATGTGGTACCCGATAATATCGCCACGTTAGAGAACGCATTCACCATGCGCTCAGAAGCAGAAAAATATTTATACACCTGTTATTCCTATTTGCCGCGGGATGGTAACCTGGTAGAAGACCCCGCCATGCTGGCAGGAGATGAAATGTGGGCTTTAACCAATCCCGGTTTCCCGGAGTTTGATCACCAGATGTTTAACATTGCCCGCGGTTTGCAGAACACCGTGAACCCTTTTTCCGAGAACTCCTGGGTAAGCCTCTACCGCGGTTTACGTGATTGCGGCATCTTCCTGGAAAATGTAAACAAAGTACCGGACCTGGAAGCCCAGGAAAGGAAAGAATGGATAGCAGAGGTCACTTTCCTGAAAGCCTATTATCATTTTGCACTGGTAAGAATGTATGGCCCTGTTCCATTGATTAAGAAAAATCTGCCGATAGATGTAGACCTGAATGCCGTAAAAGTATATCGCGATCCAGTTGATTCATGCTTTAGCTATATTGTACAGTTACTCGATATCGCCAAAGATGACCTGCCCCTGATCATTAATAACCCTGCCAGGGCATTAGGCCGTATCACCAAACCCATGGCCTATTCCCTGAAAGCAAAAGTGCTGGTCACTGCTGCCAGCCCTTTGTTCAATGGGAATACTGATCAGGCTTCCCTGAAGAGCAATAACGGTATATTGCTCTTTAATCCGAATGTAGTGCCGGCAAAATGGACAGCCGCCGTTACTGCCTGTAAAGAAGCGATTGATATCTGCCACTCCGCAGGCATGAAGATCTATACTTACAATCCGGCCTTCCAGCAATTCCAGCTGAAGGATACCACAAAGATCCAGATGGGCCTTCGTTCTGTTATTACAGAAAAATGGAACAGCGAGATCATCTGGGCTAATACGCAAAGCAATGCAGACCTCATTCAGCGGGTAGCCACACCCAATGTTGATCATCGGTATATAGACAATCCCCGGATCGTATCAGAACTGGCTCCGCCTTTGAAGATCGTGGAGATGTTTTATTCTGATAAAGGAGTACCCATTACAGAAGATAAAACATGGAACCAGTCCGCCGCCATCACCCGCGTAGCACAGGATGGCCATAAACTCAATATCCGCCAGGGATATACCACCGCTGCGCTGAATTTCGACAGGGAGCCGCGTTTCTATTCCAGCCTTGGTTTTGATGGTGGTGTTTGGTATGGACAGGGTTTTTATGATGATGGCAGTCCTAATGCGCTTTATTATGTAGCAGGCAGAAAAGGGCAGCCCAACGGAAAAGTGCAGCCGGATAAAGGTTCCGTAACAGGTTATTATGTAAAGAAGCTGGTGCATTACCAGAACACACAGGGATCCGTGGTGAATGATTACACGATCACTTCTTATCCCTGGCCCGTTATGCGCCTGGCGCACCTGTACCTCATGTATGCGGAAGCATTGAATGAAGTGAATGGCCCCACGCCGGAAGTGCATGAATACATCAACAAGATACGTGAACGTGCCGGTTTGAAAACGGTGCAGTATTCCTGGGATAACTATTCCAAAACACCTAATAAGTATACTACCAAAGAAGGCATGCGGGAGATCATCCAGCAGGAAAGCATGATAGAGCTGGCATTTGAAGGCCATCGTTTCTGGGACCTGCGCCGCTGGAAACGTGCATTGACGGAATTCCGCAGGGGCATTGAAGGATGGGATATTGAACAATCCGATCCTGCTTTCTACTACCGGAAGAAAGTACTGTTCAACCTGCAGTTCACACTCAAAGATTATTTCTGGCCTATTAAAGAAGAAACATTGATCACCAACCGTAACCTGGTGCAGAACATTGGCTGGTAA
- a CDS encoding SusC/RagA family TonB-linked outer membrane protein: protein MKKTYALLRKGKVLCFIFYLLCLSTFTLAQDVLKKEISIQLKDEPIASALRKISNAYGIKFTYNGQVAGSDIRVNVTGNSTPLKTVLDQSFKGKPLQYSTLNEEILISLDEPRKPAEAVQQRILTGKIYDVNSGLPGATVKVEGTNRGAVTDAEGKFTLQINNDNEILLFSFIGYIPQRIVVGKRTTLDVKLEPNPANALNEVQIVAFGTQKKESVIGSITTINPKELKVPSSNLTTALAGRLAGVIAYQRSGEPGADNADFFVRGITTFGNNTRPLILIDGIELTTTDLARLQPDDIASFSIMKDATATALYGARGANGVILVTTKQGVAGKAKISLRLENSISAPTDNIELADPVTFMKKHNEAVLTRDPLGTLPYTEEKIANTAEGKNTLVYPANDWREMLFKKYTMNQRVNLNVSGGGNVARYYVAGSYSKDNGILKVDNRNNFNNNIDLKNYSLRANVNINVTKTTELIVRLSGNFDDYTGPIDGGAWMYRKVMAANPVLFPAYFPQDEQHRHVKHIMFGNYGENGEYLNPYADMVKGYKDQSRSQMLAQFEVKQDLSDLVKGLSFRTMVNTNRTSSFDVSRFYNPFWYRVSGYDQLTDKYSISKINDDGTEYLGYNEGNKILNATFYMESMLNYSRDFKKHGVSGLLVFITRQSLNANAGDLQQSLPSRNVGLSGRFTYAYDNRYFAEFNFGYNGSERFYKTNRFGFFPSGGVAWAISNEPFFEPLKGTVTNLRLRYSYGLVGNDQIGSAQDRFFYLSNVNMNDGNRGARFGRDGAEFKNGVGISRYSNEQISWERAKKQNIALELNLYSKLNFVAEYYNEYRDDILMTRASIPNTMGLSAPIKANLGEASGNGVDLSLDYRESWSKDFWMSLRGNFTYAKSKYRVYEEPQYAERWRYRVGTPLNQQFGFIAEKLFTDDKEAENSPRQEFGAAYGGGDIKYLDVNGDGRITNADQVPLGFPLVPEIVYGAGFSLGYKQWDISAFFQGAGNQSFWIDPVATAPFKRDGDVGGNNNTQLLKAYADSHWSEENRNVYAIWPRLSPTVNANNVQPSTWFMRDGSFVRLKQVEIGYSLPAGFQRRLHTNQFRFYVNGTNLLLFSKFKLWDVEMAGNGLGYPVQRVFNIGANIVFN, encoded by the coding sequence ATGAAGAAAACGTATGCCCTGCTACGTAAGGGTAAAGTATTGTGTTTTATATTTTACCTGCTTTGCCTGAGTACCTTTACACTTGCCCAGGATGTGCTGAAAAAAGAGATCTCTATCCAGCTAAAGGATGAACCGATCGCTTCCGCATTACGCAAGATCAGCAATGCCTATGGAATCAAATTCACCTACAACGGCCAGGTGGCCGGAAGTGATATCCGGGTGAATGTAACAGGGAACAGCACACCTTTGAAAACAGTATTGGATCAGTCTTTTAAAGGAAAGCCACTGCAATACTCCACGTTAAATGAAGAGATACTGATCTCGCTGGATGAACCACGCAAACCTGCGGAAGCAGTACAGCAAAGGATCCTTACCGGCAAGATCTACGATGTGAACAGTGGCCTCCCGGGTGCAACAGTAAAAGTAGAAGGTACCAACCGTGGTGCCGTTACCGATGCAGAAGGTAAATTCACTTTGCAGATCAATAACGATAACGAAATACTGTTATTCTCTTTCATTGGATATATTCCGCAACGCATTGTGGTAGGAAAACGCACCACGCTGGATGTAAAACTGGAACCCAATCCCGCCAATGCCCTCAATGAAGTGCAGATCGTGGCTTTTGGTACCCAGAAGAAAGAAAGCGTAATAGGCTCCATCACCACCATCAACCCAAAGGAACTGAAAGTTCCATCCAGTAACCTGACTACAGCATTGGCCGGAAGACTTGCCGGTGTAATTGCTTACCAGCGGAGCGGTGAGCCGGGTGCAGATAATGCGGACTTCTTTGTACGCGGTATCACCACCTTTGGCAACAACACCCGCCCGCTTATTCTCATAGATGGTATTGAACTCACTACCACCGATCTTGCACGTTTGCAGCCAGATGATATCGCCAGCTTTTCCATCATGAAGGATGCAACGGCCACGGCATTGTACGGAGCCCGCGGAGCCAATGGTGTGATCCTTGTTACCACTAAACAAGGGGTAGCAGGAAAAGCCAAGATCTCTCTGCGCCTGGAAAATTCCATTTCCGCACCTACCGATAACATTGAATTGGCAGATCCCGTAACGTTCATGAAAAAGCACAACGAAGCCGTGCTCACCCGCGATCCTTTGGGAACATTACCCTACACAGAGGAAAAGATCGCGAATACAGCAGAAGGTAAAAATACACTGGTCTATCCGGCAAACGACTGGCGTGAAATGCTTTTTAAGAAGTACACCATGAACCAGCGTGTGAACCTGAATGTAAGTGGTGGTGGTAATGTAGCACGTTATTATGTGGCTGGTTCTTATAGTAAGGATAACGGTATCCTTAAAGTAGATAACCGCAATAACTTCAATAATAATATCGACCTTAAGAATTATTCCCTCCGTGCCAACGTGAACATCAACGTTACCAAAACAACGGAACTGATCGTACGCCTCAGCGGAAACTTTGATGATTATACCGGTCCCATAGATGGCGGTGCATGGATGTACCGCAAAGTGATGGCTGCCAACCCTGTATTATTTCCTGCCTATTTTCCCCAGGACGAACAACACCGCCATGTGAAACATATCATGTTCGGTAACTATGGAGAGAATGGAGAATACCTGAACCCATATGCAGATATGGTGAAAGGTTACAAGGACCAGTCGCGCAGCCAGATGCTGGCACAGTTTGAAGTAAAACAGGATCTCAGCGACCTGGTAAAAGGCCTTTCCTTCCGCACAATGGTCAACACTAACCGCACATCCAGTTTTGATGTGAGCCGCTTTTACAATCCCTTCTGGTACAGGGTAAGCGGTTATGATCAGCTGACTGATAAATATAGCATATCCAAGATCAACGATGATGGAACGGAATATCTTGGATACAATGAAGGTAACAAGATCCTGAATGCTACTTTTTACATGGAATCCATGCTGAACTATTCACGCGATTTTAAAAAACATGGTGTCAGCGGCCTGCTGGTTTTCATTACCCGCCAGAGCCTCAATGCCAATGCGGGAGACCTTCAGCAATCACTCCCTTCCCGGAACGTAGGGTTATCAGGTCGTTTTACCTATGCGTACGATAACCGTTATTTCGCAGAGTTCAACTTTGGCTATAATGGTTCCGAAAGATTTTATAAAACTAACCGCTTCGGATTCTTTCCATCCGGCGGTGTAGCATGGGCCATATCTAATGAGCCATTCTTTGAACCCCTGAAAGGAACGGTCACTAATCTGCGCCTCCGCTATTCTTATGGTTTGGTGGGGAATGACCAGATCGGCTCTGCGCAGGACCGTTTCTTTTATCTCTCCAATGTGAACATGAACGATGGGAACAGAGGGGCAAGGTTTGGACGTGATGGGGCAGAATTCAAAAATGGCGTAGGCATATCCCGTTATTCCAATGAGCAGATCAGCTGGGAACGGGCAAAGAAACAGAACATTGCGCTGGAACTGAACCTTTACAGCAAACTCAATTTTGTAGCAGAATATTACAATGAATACCGGGACGATATCCTGATGACACGCGCTTCCATCCCCAACACCATGGGCCTTTCCGCACCTATCAAAGCCAACCTGGGAGAGGCTTCCGGCAATGGGGTAGACCTTTCGCTGGATTACCGGGAAAGCTGGTCGAAAGATTTCTGGATGTCGCTGCGCGGCAATTTCACGTATGCCAAAAGCAAATACCGTGTTTATGAGGAGCCACAGTATGCAGAACGCTGGCGTTATCGTGTAGGTACTCCGTTGAACCAGCAGTTCGGTTTCATCGCAGAGAAATTGTTTACCGATGATAAAGAAGCAGAAAACTCGCCCCGCCAGGAATTTGGTGCGGCATATGGGGGCGGTGATATCAAATACCTGGATGTGAACGGAGATGGCCGTATCACCAATGCAGACCAGGTGCCCCTTGGTTTTCCGCTGGTACCGGAGATTGTATACGGTGCAGGATTTTCACTGGGATATAAACAATGGGATATATCTGCTTTTTTCCAGGGCGCCGGTAACCAATCCTTCTGGATAGATCCCGTAGCTACTGCTCCCTTTAAAAGAGATGGAGATGTAGGTGGCAATAATAATACACAATTGCTGAAAGCATATGCAGACAGTCATTGGTCTGAAGAGAACAGGAATGTATATGCCATCTGGCCAAGGCTCAGCCCCACCGTTAATGCCAATAACGTACAGCCCAGTACCTGGTTTATGCGCGATGGTTCTTTTGTACGCCTGAAACAGGTAGAAATAGGATATTCTCTGCCCGCCGGCTTCCAGCGAAGGCTGCACACCAATCAGTTCCGGTTTTATGTGAATGGTACCAACCTGCTGCTGTTCAGCAAATTCAAATTATGGGATGTGGAAATGGCTGGTAATGGTTTGGGATATCCGGTACAAAGGGTATTCAACATAGGCGCCAACATTGTTTTTAATTAA
- a CDS encoding FecR family protein, protein MDQKTMLSLIEKYLNGTATTEEREILLDWYRREADQPATWEASSVEDITRLKSRMLGQLKQHVRKTRKPVSLLHRWRLAAAVLVLAAGGLVMARIFLPGTRNVPEKTLLTGKGERKKIRLPDSTLVWLAPCSELKYPEQFEGDQRIVQLSGEAFFEVTSNAQRPFIIHTQSLTTKVLGTAFNIHAYPEDTLITVTLLNGSVILNDEQRLMPMQKGFFGKNSRSLSYVDDPDAALMLQRREGELEYNNVKLGIIAKDLERLFNVTVTIEEDAKECLFYGRIKANEDIETFLTKLSRVVGVKINTKGNKYFIQKGKC, encoded by the coding sequence GTGGACCAGAAGACAATGTTATCATTAATAGAAAAGTACCTCAATGGTACCGCTACAACAGAGGAACGAGAGATACTACTGGACTGGTATCGCCGGGAAGCAGATCAGCCCGCCACATGGGAGGCTTCTTCCGTTGAAGATATCACCCGCCTGAAATCGAGGATGCTGGGGCAGTTGAAGCAACATGTGCGTAAAACACGTAAACCGGTTTCGCTGCTTCATCGCTGGCGGCTGGCGGCAGCTGTGCTGGTATTGGCTGCCGGAGGATTGGTGATGGCCAGGATCTTCCTGCCCGGTACCCGTAATGTACCGGAAAAAACGTTGCTCACCGGCAAAGGGGAGCGCAAAAAGATCCGGCTGCCCGATAGCACGCTGGTATGGCTGGCGCCATGCAGTGAGCTGAAATATCCTGAACAGTTTGAAGGAGATCAGCGCATTGTGCAGCTCTCCGGTGAAGCCTTTTTTGAAGTGACCAGCAATGCACAACGTCCCTTTATCATCCATACACAATCCTTAACCACCAAAGTATTGGGCACAGCATTTAATATCCATGCCTATCCGGAAGATACACTCATCACTGTTACGTTATTAAATGGCTCGGTAATATTAAATGATGAACAACGCCTGATGCCCATGCAAAAAGGTTTCTTCGGGAAAAACTCCCGTAGCCTCAGTTATGTAGATGACCCGGATGCTGCACTGATGCTGCAACGCAGGGAAGGAGAACTGGAGTATAATAACGTGAAGCTGGGCATCATCGCCAAAGACCTGGAACGCTTATTCAATGTTACAGTAACGATAGAAGAAGACGCAAAAGAATGCCTGTTCTACGGGCGCATCAAAGCCAATGAAGACATAGAGACTTTCCTGACTAAATTAAGCCGCGTTGTGGGTGTTAAAATAAACACCAAAGGAAACAAATATTTCATTCAGAAAGGAAAATGTTAA
- a CDS encoding RNA polymerase sigma-70 factor, which yields MAKIKSYCNLSDQDLAQLLVQGKEDAFTEIYQRFWEKLMAIAFNLTKDQVLSEEITQEVFISLWDRRHIVQIDSLGAYLATAIKFSVFKHLVRQRRQLQIIKDNFIPAAVFADEEERVHARFLTEYVGGIVEQLPEKCRLVFRYSRYEGLSIAEIADRLDISPKTAEAHLTKALKTIRLNLKDATPLLLLLLDHQL from the coding sequence GTGGCCAAAATTAAGTCCTATTGCAACTTATCGGATCAGGATCTGGCTCAATTGCTCGTACAGGGAAAGGAAGATGCCTTTACAGAGATCTACCAGCGTTTCTGGGAAAAGCTGATGGCGATTGCATTCAATCTCACAAAAGACCAGGTACTGTCTGAAGAGATCACCCAGGAAGTATTCATCAGCCTGTGGGACCGCCGCCATATTGTACAGATCGATTCCCTGGGAGCTTACCTGGCCACTGCCATTAAATTCTCCGTTTTCAAACACCTCGTCCGCCAGCGCCGGCAGCTGCAGATCATTAAAGACAATTTTATCCCTGCTGCCGTATTTGCCGATGAAGAGGAAAGGGTACATGCCCGCTTCCTCACAGAATATGTGGGCGGCATCGTAGAGCAACTGCCGGAAAAATGCCGGCTCGTATTCCGCTACAGCCGCTATGAAGGTTTGAGCATTGCCGAAATAGCAGACCGGCTGGATATTTCCCCCAAAACAGCCGAAGCACACCTCACCAAAGCCCTGAAAACCATCCGCCTCAACCTGAAGGATGCCACTCCACTGCTTTTATTACTCCTCGATCACCAACTCTGA
- a CDS encoding FAD-dependent oxidoreductase, with amino-acid sequence MRVLIISILILCNAAAGAKEKVDICIYGGTSAGVIAAYTAKMMGRSVLLLEPGKHLGGLTTGGLGYTDIGNKYAIRGLSLDFYRRIGKHYGKFESWIFEPHVAESLFQDYISRAKVKVLYNEQLAGATKTNKKITAIQMQSGLVVEAKMFIDCSYEGDLMAKAGVSFTVGREANSEYGETYNGVQLLHEHQFPDGVDPYKTPGVPASGLLWGISPAALKATGTGDKNVQAYNYRICLSNDPANSIPITRPANYDPARYELLARLFKAQPQKLSLSDYFIVSRMPNNKTDINNRGGFSTDMIGMNYDYPNGDNATRAKIIKEHEDYTKGLLYFCISDPRVPEPIRTALSKWGYPKDEYTDNGGWSPQLYIREARRMIGQYVMTQANCTGKTVVTDPVGMAAYTMDSHNTQRIVVNGMVKNEGNVEVGGFPPYPVGYGALIPKTEDCSNLLVPVCLSATHIAYGSIRMEPVFMALAQSTAIAADLAIANNQSVQQVDAAKIKAVLQQNPLANGALPDLLIDNRDSLAITKKGIWKTTGGGYGPDMLTVDSGATDIRTVQFKVNDFRNGKYHAYIYYPHLKKNAASTTVKVFNGRQQQTILVKKKDVMVQGQTSGEWVSIGTYDLKKGTPAIVEFSNENADGTIVADAVLWVPER; translated from the coding sequence ATGAGAGTGTTGATCATTTCTATACTGATTTTATGTAACGCAGCCGCAGGCGCTAAAGAGAAGGTGGATATATGTATCTACGGTGGTACTTCCGCCGGTGTGATAGCAGCCTATACCGCTAAAATGATGGGCCGCTCCGTTTTGCTCCTGGAACCCGGTAAACACCTCGGTGGTTTAACCACCGGTGGCCTGGGCTACACAGATATCGGCAACAAATATGCGATCAGGGGATTATCCCTTGATTTCTACCGCCGTATTGGAAAGCATTATGGAAAGTTTGAATCCTGGATCTTTGAACCGCATGTGGCGGAAAGCCTTTTCCAGGATTACATCAGCAGGGCAAAAGTGAAAGTGTTATACAATGAGCAGCTTGCCGGCGCTACAAAAACCAATAAAAAGATCACCGCCATACAAATGCAAAGCGGCTTAGTGGTAGAAGCTAAAATGTTTATCGACTGTTCCTATGAAGGAGACCTTATGGCAAAAGCCGGCGTTTCCTTCACCGTAGGCCGCGAGGCCAATAGTGAATATGGCGAAACCTATAACGGTGTACAATTATTGCACGAACATCAGTTCCCCGATGGCGTAGATCCCTACAAAACCCCGGGTGTACCGGCGAGTGGTTTGTTATGGGGTATCAGTCCTGCTGCTTTGAAAGCAACAGGAACCGGGGATAAAAATGTGCAGGCCTATAATTACCGTATCTGTCTCAGCAATGATCCTGCAAACAGCATCCCCATCACACGGCCGGCTAATTATGATCCTGCCCGTTATGAATTGCTGGCACGTTTATTTAAAGCACAACCGCAAAAGCTAAGCCTCAGTGATTATTTCATTGTGAGCCGGATGCCGAATAACAAAACAGACATCAATAACAGGGGAGGCTTCTCTACTGATATGATCGGCATGAACTACGATTACCCGAATGGGGATAATGCTACGAGGGCTAAGATCATCAAAGAGCACGAAGATTATACCAAGGGGCTTTTATATTTCTGCATCAGTGATCCCCGTGTACCGGAGCCGATCAGAACTGCGCTCAGCAAATGGGGCTATCCCAAAGATGAATATACTGATAACGGTGGCTGGTCTCCCCAGTTATATATCCGCGAAGCCCGCAGGATGATAGGCCAGTATGTAATGACGCAGGCAAACTGTACCGGCAAAACAGTGGTAACAGATCCCGTAGGCATGGCAGCTTATACTATGGATTCACACAACACACAACGTATAGTGGTGAATGGTATGGTGAAGAATGAAGGGAATGTGGAAGTGGGTGGTTTCCCGCCTTATCCTGTTGGATATGGCGCACTGATCCCTAAAACGGAAGATTGCAGCAACCTGCTGGTACCGGTTTGTTTATCTGCCACGCATATTGCTTATGGTTCTATCCGCATGGAACCTGTGTTCATGGCATTGGCGCAGTCCACGGCCATTGCAGCAGACCTCGCTATCGCCAATAACCAGAGTGTGCAACAGGTGGATGCGGCTAAGATCAAAGCAGTATTGCAACAGAACCCCTTAGCCAACGGAGCCCTGCCTGATCTGTTGATCGATAACCGGGACTCTCTGGCCATTACCAAAAAAGGTATCTGGAAAACTACCGGTGGCGGATATGGACCGGATATGCTCACCGTTGATTCCGGTGCTACTGATATCCGCACTGTTCAATTCAAAGTAAATGATTTCAGGAACGGTAAATACCATGCTTATATTTATTATCCGCATTTGAAAAAGAATGCGGCGTCCACTACGGTAAAAGTTTTTAATGGCAGGCAACAACAAACAATCCTTGTGAAGAAGAAAGATGTGATGGTGCAGGGGCAGACTTCCGGCGAATGGGTGTCCATCGGCACTTATGATCTGAAGAAAGGAACCCCGGCCATCGTGGAGTTTTCTAACGAAAATGCAGATGGAACCATAGTAGCGGACGCCGTACTATGGGTACCCGAAAGGTAA
- a CDS encoding SGNH/GDSL hydrolase family protein, with protein MHRRVFLSTSLMTALAMTLRANFADPLVINAGVGGNNTDDLLKRIDKDCLAHKPALTVLMAGTNDMNSRKYIPLEQYRKNMATLIEKIQASKSKVLLMTILPFYEPYLLTRHDPAHYGTDGPVKRRAAVNETIKSLAAQYKTELLDLGTLFEKVGKVGLDKDSLIQNEANSQKTDGIHPTPNGYRFIGLAVYEHILLQKLPQSRIVCFGDSITNGDGSITKESYPAYLNKLLQS; from the coding sequence ATGCATAGAAGAGTTTTCCTGTCCACGTCCCTCATGACAGCCCTGGCCATGACGCTGCGCGCCAATTTTGCGGATCCTTTAGTGATCAATGCCGGTGTAGGTGGCAATAATACAGACGATCTGCTGAAAAGGATCGATAAAGACTGCCTCGCACACAAACCTGCGCTCACAGTACTCATGGCGGGTACAAACGACATGAACAGCCGTAAATACATTCCGCTGGAGCAATACCGGAAGAATATGGCAACACTCATAGAAAAGATCCAGGCATCAAAAAGCAAAGTGCTCCTGATGACGATCCTGCCTTTCTATGAACCTTACCTGCTCACCCGCCATGATCCTGCTCATTATGGAACGGACGGGCCTGTCAAAAGAAGGGCTGCCGTAAACGAAACCATCAAAAGCCTGGCGGCACAGTATAAAACGGAACTGCTGGACTTGGGGACACTCTTTGAGAAAGTAGGCAAGGTAGGCTTGGATAAAGACTCGCTGATCCAGAATGAAGCCAATAGTCAGAAAACAGACGGTATCCATCCAACCCCTAACGGTTACCGTTTCATAGGTCTGGCTGTATACGAACATATCCTCCTTCAAAAGCTCCCTCAAAGCAGGATCGTTTGCTTTGGCGATAGCATTACTAACGGAGACGGGAGTATCACAAAAGAAAGTTATCCAGCTTACCTTAATAAATTATTGCAATCATGA